GGTCCCCGACTCCCGGATGCCGCGCAGGTTCAGCGCCATCAGCACCAGGATCACCACCGCCGCGGCCGTGCCCTCGTGCCCGTCGAGGAAGGGCAGCACCGCGGTGGCGTTCTGGATGCCCGAGGACACCGAGACCGCCACGGTGAGCACGTAGTCCACCAGCAGCGCGCTGGCCACCGAGATGCCGGCGTTGGGCCCGAGGTTGGTGGTGGCCACCTCGTAGTCCCCGCCGCCGGAGGGGTAGGCGCGCACGTTCTGGCGGTAGGAGGCGATCACCACCAGCATCACCAGGGCGACCAGCAACGCGATGCGCCAGTCCCAGGCGTAGCCCGCCAGGCCCGCCAGGGACAGGGTGATCAGGATCTCGTCGGGGGCGTAGGCCACCGAGCTCAGGGCGTCGGAGGCGAAGACGGGCAGCGCGACCCGCTTGGGGAGCAGGGTCTCGCCGAGCTGAGTGCTGGCCAGCTTCCGGCCCACCAGCAGGCGCTTGCCCGCGTCGGACAGTTTCACGTGCGCCGACACTACGCCCGACCGCGGGCCGGGAGCACCAGCGCTCGGACCGCCGGGAGACGGCGTGGTGCGGTAGCGTCAGCGGCGCAGGACGTCACGTCAGGAGATCTGTGTGCACATCGTGATCATGGGCTGCGGACGCGTGGGGTCGAGCCTGGCCAGGGGCCTGGAGCGACGGGGCCACACGGTCGCCGTCATCGACGTCGACGTCGACGCCTTCAGACGTCTCGGTCCGGCCTTCGACGGCGCCACCGTCAAGGGCGTGGGGTTCGACCGGGGCGTGCTGGTCCAGGCCGGCATCGAGCGGGCCGGCGGTTTCGCGGCGGTCTCCAGCGGTGACAACTCCAACATCCTCGCCGCCCGGGTGGTGCGGGAGACCTTCGGCGTGCACAACGTGGTGGCCCGCATCTACGACCCCGGCCGCGCCGAGGTCTACGAGCGCCTGGGCATCCCCACCGTGGCCACCGTCCGCTGGGCCGCCGACCAGGTGCTGCGCCGGCTGCTGCCCGAGGGCTCCGAGCCGCTGTGGCGCGACGTCTCGGGCCAGGTGCAGCTGGTCGAGGTGCACGTCGACCGCTCCTGGGTGGGCCGCTCCATCGCCGAGATGCAGCGGGCCGCCCGGACCCCCATCCCGGTGCTGCTGCGGCTGGGCCAGGGTCAGGTGGCCACCCCCAAGACGCTCTTCCAGGACGGCGACCTGGCCTACATGGCGGTGGAGAAGAACCGGATCAGCGAGGTGGAGACCCTCTTCGCCGGCCCTCCGCCGAAGGAGTAGCCACCGTGCGCCGTTCCCCGACCACCACTGCAGAGAGGTCTCGACCATGCGCGTAGCGATCGCCGGAGCCGGCAACGTGGGCCGCTCGATCGCCAGCGAGCTGCTGGCCAACGGGCACCAGGTGCTGCTGATCGACCGGGACCCCCGGGCCATCAAGAC
The sequence above is a segment of the Auraticoccus monumenti genome. Coding sequences within it:
- a CDS encoding potassium channel family protein, producing the protein MGCGRVGSSLARGLERRGHTVAVIDVDVDAFRRLGPAFDGATVKGVGFDRGVLVQAGIERAGGFAAVSSGDNSNILAARVVRETFGVHNVVARIYDPGRAEVYERLGIPTVATVRWAADQVLRRLLPEGSEPLWRDVSGQVQLVEVHVDRSWVGRSIAEMQRAARTPIPVLLRLGQGQVATPKTLFQDGDLAYMAVEKNRISEVETLFAGPPPKE